In the genome of Oncorhynchus tshawytscha isolate Ot180627B unplaced genomic scaffold, Otsh_v2.0 Un_contig_13370_pilon_pilon, whole genome shotgun sequence, the window GACATCAACAATCTTGCGCGATCCTAGTAGCTGTAAAGCTAGCTATCTAACGTTAGTCAGTTAACGTTAGCTTCTTAGCTAACAACACTCCCGGCTATTTTTAGTGCAATTAAGCAGCTATTTCCAGACCAAGGCGTCACCCTCTTACGACCTGTAAAGTCATTATTGTCTCCCATGATCTCGTTAAGTTAGCTAATCATTTGTACAAAATGTCAACGACATCGTTGGATAAGGAATTGCAAGAGCGCTTGAGAGAGGCGTCTGCGATTGGAGACATCGACGAGGTGCGGATTTTAGTGGAAAGCGGAGTAAATGTCAACTCTCAAAACGAAATAAACGGATGGTAAgtgtgtcatatatatatatatattaatcaaACTTAAACACAATCAATAATCACCAGTTGATCAATAATCACCAGTCCTTACATGTTATTTATCGATTGATTGTTAAAATGCTGCCGGCGCAATGTTGGCAACGTGCTCTATGCAATGGCATGTCAAATGTCACCATTTCATGCTGGCCTAAGAAGAATAGTGTGTTATCCAATTATGCCTAGATGGCAATCTCCTTTAACTGCAAGTGATGCAAATATACCCCCGCGTGGGTTCTCAAGTTTGACTATAATGACAATAAAAATGAACTAGTAAATAAATGTTGGGTGCAAATATTTGCGTAGTTAAAGTCGGTGAACACTGAACTTCATCCCGATCTACCTCCAGTAGCTACTTTATCATTCACAATGACTGTTCCCTCATTGGCTGTTTGAGTCCATCATCATGCAATGTCAATCTTTCATCAACATTATGAATCATCCCAGAGCAGATCAGAGACTTACTTTTTTCATTGTCTCCTATTCAGGACATGTTTGCATTGGGCATGCAAGAGAAACCACAAACCGGTTGTGTCGTACCTGCTGAACTCTGGCGCTGACCAAGAGATCCTCACTGCTAAAGATGAGCTGGCTGTCCAGCTGACCTCTAAGCCTGAAATCAGAAGACTGTTAGGAGGTAAATGTCCCATCACATCACCACTCTCCCAGTTATTACTGTTTTTGTGTTAAAATTATCTTAAACATGTTCATGAAATATCTGTATAATAGCTGTATTTTGGAATAGAAGCACTAATGCCACCCCTAAGCACTAGTTCATTGCCAGTGAATTGTTTTACCTGCTCATAGTTAGGGGTCACAATTTGGGTAATGATCATAGATGGAGACTCCTGCCAGGACCTGCTATGTTTTGGTTTTCACAGCATGTTCTGGGCATGTCAATGTTCAAGGCTCTCCCAGTTCAATGTGGTgtcttatatattttttcacagtTGAGGAGGAGGAAGTGCCTGAAATCAAGGAGCCTGAGTTGCCAATCATTCCAAACTACCTGTCCAACCCGCCATTCATGTACAGTAAGATGGACAACAAGGCTGAGCTCATATTGGCACAGTTGACCCAAAATGGCAATGGAGACCACTCATCAGATGACCCACACAGTGACTCAGCTTCCCTGTCGCCCACCCACGAGCAACAGCTGCCTCAGCAACCGCAGAGCCTACTCTCTGACACCCCGAGCCCGAGGGAGGGGGCCTTCATCCCATTGGCGCAGCAGAACGGAGTGTCGCCTAGCCCCGCCTCGTCTCTCACCATCAACGGAGGCCTGCCTATGGACATCTCCATGGAGCCCCACCTGGTCAACCATGGGAGTACCCACACTCGGTGGCCCATAATGGGGCTGTGtgctctcctcccctgccctcccccagCCCCAGCACCACCAGCAGTAGCAGCCAAGCCCAGGTGGCTAACGCTAACCCATCTATGACCCGGCAGCAGTCCCTCCCTCAGCAGCTCAACTGTGGCCAGGGTGCTGGGGGTAACATGCCTGCCTTCCAGCCTTTCTTCTTTACCAGTACATTCCCTGTCAATGTGCAAGGTAAGGACGGTCGCCACACTGCACTTGCTGCTGATGTTGTGCTGTTGATGTCTGTTTGTCTCTAATGTTGTGGTGTTTGATCAAGCATTGATTTGAGTCAACAGCAGAGCTTTTTTGGAGCTAATCCCATTGCATGTTGAGCCTGTTTTATCACTGCTCTGCACTTTCAGACCCATTATCCAATGCTTTCTCCCCATGTGTGTGCCTGAATGTGCCCCAGATGCTGAGTGTTTTCTCTACTGCATCTTAcacactgaagtagctagcataATCTCGTTGGTGTATTTGTGTGTCTCTCCCAGAGCTGGTCCTAAAGGTGCGCATCCAGAACCCCAACGCGCGGGAGAACGACTTCATCGAGGTGGAGCTGGACAGACAGGAGCTGACCTACCGCTCGCTGCTCCGGGTGTGCTGTCGCGAGCTGGACATCAGCACCGAACACGTGGAGAAGATCCGCAAGCTGCCCAACACCATGCTACGAAAGGTATGGAATGGCAGAGGCACGCACACGcaggcacaaaaacacacacgtgCATCAGAAGGGTGATGTTTCGGGTGGCTCTGGTACTCAAACTGGCTGGTTATAACACTAGTGGCTGAGCACTAGCACTGTGAACCCTGAGGCTGCAACTACTGTTCCACTCCACTAACCAGCTCAATGGAGCGAGCAGGCCGGGGCAGGGCAGGGCCAGACACCACTAATAAAAGATGCAGGGCAGGCAGGAACACTCCTAGACACACCTCTATGACAGTTTACtgctctgttaggttggagcaCCACGCtgctctgttaggttggagcaCCACGCTGTTCTGTTAGGTTGGAGCACCACGCTGTTCTGTTAGGTTTGGAGCACCACGCTGTTCTGTTAGGTTGGAGCACCACGCTGTTCTGTTAGGTTGGAGCACCACGCTGTTCTGTTAGGTTGGAGCACCAGCACCACGCTGTTCTGTTAGGTTGGAGCACCACGCTGTTCTGTTAGGTTGGAAACACTGATCATGACGGCTGCTTGATGATGGAATGATGGTCACCCATTATTAccattttaataaattatttgcaTGAGAGCGAGAGTGTGTGTACAGCTCTATTATTTTCTTATGAGTTAGGGCCACAGAAAATGTTCATGTTTGCAAATTAATTGATTTGAGCTACATTGTGTTCCATGGCACACGGTAGTCCCATCTTGCACTGCATGGGTGGATTTGATATGAAAACAATGTCACCCATCCAGTTATGAAGGGAGCTGTTGTCACATTATgtaatcccagaacaactgctGACTAAGactgtgaaacacacacacacacacacacacacacacacacacacacacacacacacacacacacgtctctttTATCCTCCCACTTAATGTCTGTAAGTCCTGTGTGTGATGAACCATGTATGTACTCGATTTTGTACCGTAATCACTACAAACAATTGGACCTTTTGTGGACAATAAAGATGTTTTATTGAATGTAACTTTATTATTCCCAGGACAAAGACGTGGCTCGGCTGCAGGACTTCCAGGAGTTAGAGGTGGTGCTGGAGAAGGCTGAGGGCCTGGCACTCCTCTCTGGGGCGGGAGGCCTCACCGACAGACCCTGCTACAACATGAAGGCCTCCAGACTCACCTACTAGAGACCAACAGGattgacagacacacagacagaccctgCTACAACATGAAGGCCTCCAGACTCGCCTACTAGAGACCAACAGGATTGATAGACAGACCCTGCTACAACATGAAGGCCTCCAGACTCACCTACTAGAGACCAACAGGAcggacagacacgcagacagacccTGCTACAACATGAATGCCTCCAGACTCACCTACTAGAGACCAAcaggacggacagacacacagacagaccctgCTACAACATGAATGCCTCCAGACTCACCTACTAGAGACCAacaggacggacagacagaccctgCTACAACATGAAGGCCTCCAGACTCACCTACTAGAGACCAacaggacggacagacagaccctgaTGTCCATGTGGACCCTACTATCTCTCTATTGACCGTAATAGCCACTATCGTTATTAGTCAATTTCATTGCATTATGATCCGGTGTCGTTCAGCCAGCGTTATTGGGGGTTTGTTTAAAAATCCTGTTGTGTTAGCTAGGTAACGTGGTCGCCCTGCCTGTCCTTGCCTTGCTCCCTGCCAGTCTGTCCCCATGCAGCGCTCGCTAACCGATTGCTCATGCATCATGTCCTCAGTTATATACTGAAGAATTTgggcctccttccctctctgtcccctcttctcttccctctgtccctcactctctcctccctctctagttTGTGTTGTCGGGCTACAGTGGAACATTGGCGTTGAGGGACAGTGACAGTCTTCCTAGATGGCTTaacttatgtactgtacatggatCCCTTTGTACTGGGCATTAGTCATACATGTACTGGGGACTTGTCTCCTGGATGATGAGGGGTTGAGAAGAGTAGAGGCCATTTAAACAGCTCTTCTGATGTACAGCCATGGCTCTTATTAGTCCACCATGGGCGGCTTAGTACAATGTTGCGACACAGCTGACTTGCACACAGCAACATGCAGTACTGCCGCTTGCTTAGTGGGCAACGCAGGTGGCTGCCGACGTTCCAACTGGCATTCACACCCATGCTgcagactgtacacacacacacacacacacacacacacactcagtcatacTCCCACACTTCAGTGATATTTCCAGTTTTTCCTTCCGTGGTTGCCCATGTTATCACACTATCCTGTTTATTTGTTCTTAGGTGGATGCCTGATGGAGCTATTAACAGAGATGTTGCTTTGTGCTGCTGAGGTTTGATCATCTAAGAGGGAGTGGGTGTGAGTGTTGTCTCTTGCCAATTGAGAAGTTTTTGATAGTTTCGTAGAACTGTTTATGTGCTTAGGAAGCAAACAGATGCTTCAAGTTTCATCCATATTGTTAAGACAGTGTGTCTGTTTCTTAAAGAACTCTCTTCGTCAGTTGGAAGATAACAGCCTTCTAACAGATGCTATGGTTAGCTAGCTCCACAGACACCGTCTGGATTTCAATCAAACACCCAATGTGGAACAATTCTTCATTGCTCCTGCTCTATGAATTtagttttattctacaatgtttacTTGCTGAAACAAAACTCATTTAGATGAACATGTATTGGGTGCAGGGGCAATATTTAAATGTTCTACAGTTTGGttgaatgtttgtgtgtgagggGTTCTTTTCAATGTAACAGTTATTGGGTCTAATATTCAACTGACACTTTCAGCTGTGAATGAATTGAATGGTAGACCGTTCCTATAGAGTTCAGGTATTATTGATTGAAGCAGAATCCGCTAGGTTCACTTTAGGGAGGTATATTCCCAGCTCCAGTAGGGGTTCCCCTAAAATGAGCATTTTAAACTGTTTCTGGATCGCTTCGCTTAAGATACTTCCATTTACTGTGATTAGATCAAAACCAAATACAAACCTAGCCAGAAAAATAGTCGGGTTCTCCACAATAGATTATCAATCGTAAATGACCTATTTTtgaatgtttttagttttttcgGAGTGAACTGATATGACGTGGGCAAAGGACAGTTTGAAAGGATTGTTTCTGTTTCATAAGTTTGACACGGCTGTTATGTTTGAGTGCTTCCATAACACGTTTCCCAGCAATTCTCCCTGTTGCTTCTATCATACAGTGCATTTGTCATAATACTCAAGTTCACACTGCTCTGTGAGAACGTTTTAAACACAACCTACATTAACATGTAAGCTAGCTAGAGATCAAATGTTAGCTCTTGAGGGGTCCCCGAGTTTAACCTACTGACATTTGACTTTTGTCAAGTTGTGGTGTTTGCTACTTCTTTGTTTGAGTATAAATGACGATTCATACACAAGAACACAACCGTTAGTATTGAAGCTGAATGAGAGTGCATTGATTGAAAAGATTACTGCTTAAAATGCTTTATGACAAACACATTTGCTCATAGAGGAAGACTAAGACCCTAACATGTCCTGGCAGTCCTTTATGCTGGTTAACATTCAGTTCAATGGTACAGTCAGTGGCCCACTAAGTTTATAAACAATCAACAGTCAGTTACTAACATAGCCGTTAATTGTTTACCGTTCAAATGTATACCTTAAGCTCTGGCTGTCTTAGTATGTTTaatgattatatatttttatgaatTAGTCATTTCCTTTTTAACGAGAACTGTCTTTAGTTTGTATCGATGCCTACAAGTGTGGAACGTGTTTATCAATGGGGGTGAAGGGGAAGGTAGGTTGCAGCTAGGATGAAACCAAGTGTAAAGCCACAGTATCTACTGTGCTGAATGGGTTGAGTGTAAATGTTGAAGAAATACAAGACTAACTTGAACATGTCAAATGGACTCTCCAGAGAATTTTGTATTCTTAACTTGTGCCACGAGAACGAGAGGTACCTGGTTGAAGAAGCTGAATGATGATGTTTGAAATGCCTACGGCCATTTTGTGCCCAGTGAAGGAGCACCAGTGTTCTAGAATGTTCCAGAATGAATACTAGTTCTGTGAAATGGATGACTAACATTGTACTGATTGATTGCTCATGCTCTAGAGGAAGAATACAGTAACTTTACCTATGCATTCAGAGTCTGATATTTTTATATGTCCTGTGTACCTTTGATAAATTCCTTATAGGCACTGTTTAACTTGTGTTTGATTGTGAAGACCTGTACCTGTTCTTTGATAAAGCATGGTGGGTAACTTGAtcaatctgtccttttgtctgaaaTTGGTGGTTATATCAAAGGATCAGATGGTAATTCTGAATATGGCAGAGCACTGAATTGAAGCCTCATCTGTTTCTGCTAAGATCCACTAGAGGGTGTAGATGGGTCAGTGTTGACATGAAACAACCATGCCAATGCAGTGGTGTAACTGTTCACTGCCTTGCTCTCGTCCCAaagtaaatcatttcaaatgaaaCATGCTTACATTTCATCCAAAAAGCATGATTATATGGAGCTTTAAAATGGTTTAACTAGATTGATTTGGGAGTCGGGGGTGTTATTATAATAGGATACACAGTGTACAAACCATTAGGAACACCGCCCTAATATACTGTAGAGTTGCTCCCCCCTTTTGTGCTCaggacagcctcaattcatcgggacatggactctacaacgtGAAAAGCTTTCCacacatgttgactccagtgcttcccacagttgtgtcaagttggctggatgtcctttgggtggtagatcATTCTCGATACACACGTGAAACTGTTGTCTGTGAAAAGCTCAGCAAGGTTACagttgacacactcaaaccggtgagcctggcacctactaccatatcctgttcaaaggcacttaaatcttttgtcttgcccgttcaccctctgaatggcacacatacacaatccatgtgtcaCTTGTTTTCAGTCTTAACAATCCTTCTTAACCTATCTCCACCCCATTCATCTCCACTGACTGTAGTGGATTtaataacaagtgacatcaataagggatcatagctttcaactggatttacctggtcagtctatgtcatggaaatagcaggtgtttctaatgttgtGTACACTCAGTACATAGTCTAGATACCTCTGAAAACATGATTCTGCCTGGTTTAAGATTTTATGCAGATGGCTAAAGAAGAAGACTAGTTCAGTGTAGTGTCAGACGAAGGTAGAAAACCTACAGAAGCACATCACTTTAGTTCACACACAATTTAGGAGTGGAAAAGTCATTAATTTGTTCAACTTTAAACAGCCTAGTCATCAACCACTCCAAATCAGTGGCagtttggtcaacaacaaaaaaatacaattttatttaacAATTTAATAATACATAACATCAGTAAAATAGTTTTTAGACACTGGGGTACACAATGTTATGCGCCAATGCCAGCTTACGCTGCGGGACCCTTTTATCAACTGATACCCACAACATGAGCCTGATGACTAAGATTCAGAATGACCCTTGACATTTTATTTGGAGCTGTCTAACTTGTTCTTGGTGAAGTTGGGAGCTACTGTACCAGTTAGTGCGTAACTGGTACAGTTACCAGCACAATCAAATTGATGCTTCACTAACGGTGATTAAAAAGTTTTTCAAGGTCCCTTTATCTAGAAACGTGGCTTTTGGTGACCTTGGTAACCAGAAACAAGCATGGGAATTGTTTTCCTTCCTACCGTGGCTCAGTGGCAGGCAGACcttattcctctctctccaggctcacTGGTGAAGCTCCAAGAGAATGATTGGATGTGTAGATTGACCTCAGGGACTTTGACACAACATAGCTGCTTCCCCAAGTACAGGTGGGAGTGGGATCTCAAAATAACACAGCTGCTTTAGTCGGAGTGGAATCTCATAACAAAAGCTAGAACTGAACAGCCCTAGGTGAATGGGGAAGAAATCCTACAGGTGACAGGAGCAGGAATCCTTTAGGTGACAGGAGAATCCAGACAAGAAGTCCTTTAGGTGACAGGAGCAGAAACCCTTTAGGTGACAGGAGCAGGAATCCTTTAGGTGACAGGAGCAGAAATCCTTTAGGTGACAGGAGCAGAAATCCTTTAGGTGACAGGAGCAGAAGTCCTTTAGGTGACAGGAGCAGAAGTCCTTTAGATGACAGGAGCAGAAATCTTTTAGGTGACAGGAGCAGAAATCCTACAGGTGACAGGAGCAGAAATCCTATAGGTGACAGGAGCAGAAATCTTTTAGGTGACAGAGGCAGAAATCATACAGGTGACAGGAGCAGAAATCCTTTAGGTGACATGAGCAGATATCCTACAGGTGACAGGAGCAGAAATCCTTTAGGTGACAGGAGCAGAAATCCTTTAGGTGACAGGAGCAGAAATCCTTTAGGTGACAGGAGCAGAAATCCTTTAGGTGACAGGAGCAGAAATCCTTTAGGTGACAGGAGCAGAATCCTTTAGGTGACAGGAGCAGAAATCCTTTAGGTGACAGGAGCAGAAATCCTTTAGGTGACAGGAGCAGAAATCCTTTAGGTGACAGGAGCAGAAATCCTTTAGGTGACAGGAGCAGAAACCCTTTAGGTGACAGGAGCAGAAACCCTTTAGGTGACAGGAGCAGAAACCCTTTAGGTGACAGGAGCAGAAATCCTTTAGGTGACAGGAGCAGAAATCCTTTAGGTGACAGGAGCAGAAACCCTTTAGGTGACAGGAGCAGAAACCCTTTAGGTGACAGGAGCAGAAATCCTTTAGGTGACAGGAGCAGAAATCCTTTAGGTGACAGGAGCAGATAGGTGACAGGAGCAGAAACCCTTTAGGTGAGATCCTTTAGGTGACAGGAGCAGATGTCAGATGTTCAAGAGTGCAGGAATGTTATTATGTTCTCTTCCTAATTTAAAGAACACAAACAGTGAGTAAGCTATCGCCACACTGCCCCCAAATATGTGCGAAGTGCACAAGCTGGTTGGAAAAGGAATGAAAATATTCCTCATGTGGTCAGCAGATGTTTTAAGGCCTGCTCAACTGACACAAGAGCAAGGCACTAGTTGCGTAATACCAACCGGCTGGAAAGTGACACTTAACGGAGTGATATTTGTGTGCTGACGTGCtcgtaggtgtgtgtatgtgcgtaggTAAGTAGGtctctgtatgtttgtttgtttgctacATGTCTAGCCGCTGTCTGTTTGGTCAGGGCGGGCGGatatgtgtgggagtgtgtgtgtccgcaTGTAGTTAAGTCTATGTACCTGGGTGTTTGACCTTCAtacatgttctgtgtgtgtgtgcgtgtgtgtgtgtgtgtgtgtgtgtgtgtgcgtgcatgtgtgcgtgcgtgtgtctgcaCACGTGTGCCATGTCTAGCCATCATGTGTCTGGCCTCCTCCCTGGGTCAGGGTCTAGGAATCAGCTTAGGCTGCTGCTGAGGCTGTACGCGttcctctcctttgtcttggtgTCAGACACTTTAATAAGATTAGAACCAGCAATAACACCTTCATTGTTTTTAACAGCCCTCAGTCCCTACCCAGACAGAACCATCTGCGAAGCCAGTGGCTGGCTCTTCCATGGCCAAGGCTCCTAAGTGCTTTTAGGGTCAGAAACTTTGGATATGTTCCCCGCAGGAACGGAGACAAAGGGCGACGTTACTCACAGGTACATAAGCGATGGGTTTGGACTGTGGCCCTGCACCATGGTTTTCGTGCAATTCGTGCGTTCACCCGAGGATAAAGCACAGCGCTACTTAGCTGTTGCACAAATGCACATACAACATTGTAAACCCactgtaaaaagaaaaaaaaggcaGGAATGGAAAAACATTTCAGGCACATTCTAAGCCCGCTGTGTATTTCTGAGGGCTGGTACATCACCGTGGAAACAGGTGCTGTACTGGTCACAGCTTCAAGGAGATAATCAGGTATTACTGCATCGctaaactcttagaaaaaaaggtgctaactagaaccttaaagggttctttggctttacccataggagaaccctttgaagaacaattttggttccaggtagaaccctttacacagagggttctacatgggcaaagagttctacctgaaaccaaaaagggttctcctatggggacagctgaagaacccttttgtatAGCTTAGTCACAGGTCATTTCTGGTGGATAAAAATCATAGAATTAGATGCTGATTCAGAAGTCAGTGTAGGCAGTGAAGCCCTTGACCGAGGCAGTCTTTGACCAGCCCTTGGGGCAGGCTTTGACCAGCCCTTGACCAAGGCAGGCTTTGACCAGCCCTTGACCGAGGCAGGCTTTGACCAGCCCTTGACCGAGGCAGACTTTGACCAGCCCTTGATCGAGGCAGTCCTTGACCAGCTTCATTTTGATTAACAACACATCCCCATATCCCCATCTGTCAGACTGCAACTCAAAGATGCCAATTATTGGAGGTTTGGTTGAACTGAACTAATTGTTCTTGATTGTATGCTAATCTATCCTTTGTCCTGTGACTCAGTATTCTATAAATTCTATTCACTATCTAACATTATCCTGGCAAATGTGTAAAATGTTCCCGTATTTGAGAGGGCAGGGTGGCGAGAAGGGAATCTAGGTAGGAACAGATTAAGAACAGATTCAGTATCAGATTTAGGTGTTTTCTCAGAATGACAGGTCACATCACACATCACCCCATCTGGACCTTATTGGCTTGAGTTGACCAAGGCAAGAGGGCTTTGTGTGGTGCTTGTGAGTGTATTGCTGGTTACAAATCACACTATGTCAACCTGTGAAATAATGCAATTTGGGAATTTTGAAATAGTGTCTAGTTTACTTAGCTGGTTTTCAGTGAGCTACATTTCATTATGTTTATGGCTTTCAGCTTTTTACTTGTAGATTGATGGAGTACTGCCAGCAACAAGGGAAAGACAGTACGAGAAAACACCTCACACCCCTGTTTATTTTAACAGGAAATAAAATCCTTTGTAAGAACACCAAAACACACAGGAACTTATAGAATATTTATGTGACTGTTTTATTATCATGTCTCCATACTGTGAAATTGCGTGGGTTTGGATGAGATTATATAAGTGATCAAAAAAACATTGTGCTTGTTTTGGACAAGGTTCAGAGAGGCTGCAAAGTCCTCACAGAAGGTCAAAAGAACTGTTTGCAGACAAGACATATAGGCTGAATGCAGGGAGGGTGTCAGAGTGCTTGGAGGGGTTCTCTGGAAATCGTTATTCAATATGTGACATGTTTTCAAGCCTTCATGTGTCAGCATTGGTGGGAATGTTGGGGTCTCAACCTCCCAGGGGTGAGGGCTGGAGGGGGAGGCTGGGGGGTGAGGCTGGGGGTGAGGAGGCATCAAACCGTCTGAATGCATGTTGTGAGAAAAGGGATCACTTTGTACTGTTGCTCAGattatggtagtgtgtgtgtgtgtgtctatatgtgtgtgtgcacttgcgcGCGTTAGTGTGTTAtcttgtgttttagtgtgtgtgtgtgtgtgtgggcgcgcAAGCGTTCACACACTTTGTATATGCAcatgtatgagtgtgtttgtggaatatatgaatgtgtgtgcatacatgtgtggagtctgtatgtgtgtgtttatgtgtgtgagcAGCAGGTTGCTAGTCTGCCAGTGTGCCTGGTCAGTGGGTCAGTGAGGGCTCTGACTGAAGTTAGAGCTGCAGGGGCCTGGGCCTCTTAGACACAGCAGGGACTCCACTTGGAAGGAgactggatggagagagactgatgtagATTTACACATGCATACAGACCACTCAATCCATGTCCCATAGAATGTTGGGTTGACAGCTATGGGAAAGATCCTGTTGTACCTCTGTGTGTGAACATCAtggacccctctctctttcagaaCTAACCacaggacggctcatagtaatggctggaaaggaATACATGGAATGGTATTGAATACATCATacatatggtttccatgtgtttgataccatttcatttactccattccagccattgttatgtggcgtcctcccctcagcagcctcccgtGGAACTAATGTTCAGAACAGTGATAGTAGATGGGCTGAGGTCTCGGAAAATGGAAATTAGGCAGAAAGGGAGTTGCACTTAAGGTAGGCTGTTCCTTTGCGACACTTCAAAACATTGTGTACTCATTTCTTCATTGAGTCCTCTGTTGACTGTTTACAACGTGTCATGCCAATGTTCTGTCAGTGCTATACAGGTCTTATGACAGAGGATCAAGGTGTTGCTGATGTTTCCATAATCATGAGGCATATTCATCAGTGGCCGAGTAGGGAGATGTGTGAGCGTTCTCCAGAGTTCAATACAAACCTTTGACCCCAGGATGACAAGCAGAGTTGGGGAGTAACTGGTTACATGTaaattacatgtaatctgattacattaaaaaaaactgtaatcaATTATATTacaagcaaaaatattgtaatcagattgcagatactttagaaaaaaaatagATGATTGCTTCTTGGATTCCTTTAAAATTCAGAGAGGATGTTTgtgaaaacaaatacattatgTCATCtatctgttttctcaatgatattcaattcagcattgaaaaaggagcaagtttaagtttgttgcAGCTGAGGGAGTCTGGCCACACGTCAGAGAcgactatgatgacacaccaaatgcatttgatggatcatttttgtcttcttctaatgcctcttaaaggtaaagtaatccaaaagtagctgaaagtaatcagattatgttactgagtttgggtagtCCAAAAGTTAAGTTACTGATTAAAatgttggacaggtaactagtaactgtaactgattacatttagaaagtaacttaCCCAAGCTTGGTGACAAAATACTGTGTCTATGAAGAATATCACTGGGTATGTTGCCATCACCAGGAGACCCATAGTGTGACCCATtcacactgtacatacagtacagtacgacCTACAATAGTCATCATAATTTAGTcagtgcttatatttgtcctatttcacacatgtacaagtgtgttttATATGCATGTGTGAATAGGAAATGTGTTTTGCATATCACAACTCTGTGAATAGGAAATGTGTTTTGCATATCgcaactctccctgagacacccttgGAGAGTGGGGAAAACCATTGTCTAGGGTTAAGTCCCTTGTTCAAGAGCACGTCCCTtgtcggctctgggatttgaactagcgacctttcggttagtggcccaatgtgctaactgctaggctacattcCACCGAGTATCATATAACCTACAGAAGCAGGAGAGAAGTCTCAGAGCAAAG includes:
- the LOC121843269 gene encoding LOW QUALITY PROTEIN: ankyrin repeat domain-containing protein 40-like (The sequence of the model RefSeq protein was modified relative to this genomic sequence to represent the inferred CDS: deleted 2 bases in 1 codon) → MSTTSLDKELQERLREASAIGDIDEVRILVESGVNVNSQNEINGWTCLHWACKRNHKPVVSYLLNSGADQEILTAKDELAVQLTSKPEIRRLLGVEEEEVPEIKEPELPIIPNYLSNPPFMYSKMDNKAELILAQLTQNGNGDHSSDDPHSDSASLSPTHEQQLPQQPQSLLSDTPSPREGAFIPLAQQNGVSPSPASSLTINGGLPIHLHGAPPGQPWEYPHSVAHNGAVCSPPLPSPSPSTTSSSSQAQVANANPSMTRQQSLPQQLNCGQGAGGNMPAFQPFFFTSTFPVNVQELVLKVRIQNPNARENDFIEVELDRQELTYRSLLRVCCRELDISTEHVEKIRKLPNTMLRKDKDVARLQDFQELEVVLEKAEGLALLSGAGGLTDRPCYNMKASRLTY